GATTTGCATGTATGTAGGCTTTTTGACAATATTCCCATAAATATAAGTTAACCTCATTGTCACATGTCAACACCAAAACAAATTCCAAAGTTTATAGGATTTTAGCCAATATCCAGTCTAGCATTCTTTCAGTAAATTCTTGGGGAGTTGAGCTGTTGAAGACCAATATATCTTGTCTCTTTCGGATTCAATAATATTTTGTTAGTATAACTTCGCATATTGGACAAATTATTGAAAAAGTGATTATTATTGATTGACCACCACAACCGTATATTTTTGTTCTATATATATCAGCTATGCATATGTACGTGTAACAAAAACAGTACTTTTGTTGGAGGGGGAAATAGATTTTATCATCCGAGACTAATTAGTTTTGACCGATGTCACTCTCAACTTTTACTTTGACTTCCACCACTCTCTACTTAACACTTGAGTTGCTCTATCACTCCAGGCCGGAATCGTAGGTACACCGTATTATGTGGCGCCGGAGGTTTTGTCCGGTAGAGAGTATAACGAGAAGGTTGATGTGTGGAGTGCCGGAGAGATTGGAGAATGTGTGTTTTTGTTGAAatgttatgatttagggtttttatAACTGATTTACATGGATGGTAAAGGGTGAGTCCACGTAGGCAAGCCAGCTCACAACTCCCTTGACATGTAAGATTAAAAAACAAACTGAGTTAGTGATTATTTAACGAAGGGGTGACACAGCAACCTAAATGTTAAGTAGAGGGGGTGGGAGGCAAAATGAAAGTTGAGAGTGGCAGCGACCAATTTTGATTAGTttagggtgataaaatccatttccGCTTGTTCGAGATATAATTGTTTGTCAAAGGCATTACCTGTATGAACTCTGTTGCCTTTTTTACTAAAAAACTAGCATAAGTGGGCACGTCGTATTGAACTGCTCTTATTGGAAGAGCAGTGTAACTGATACCCCAATCGTTGGAACTCCACGATACTAAATACAGACTTTCTTCTATTGTATCATTGGCTTCTTTTTCTCCAACAATCCCTTTGAGCTTCACAATGTATTCTTTGAACATCTCTATTTGATCCAGTATTGAGAAAACGTTCTAATCGCCATACACAGATTAAAAGTGACGCAAAATGAAAACACTACTTAGCTTGTAATTcgaaaattccaaaaataaacATACTACAATATTAAAGTAACACACTAACATGTActcttaaaaaataaaatattaaatattaaagtAACATACTAACATGTACTCTTTAGACAAAAAGTCGACCAAATTGGACACCTTAGCGTGGTACACTGGCTACTTGGACACCTAGATCTTTTAGGTGAAAATTTCGGTGGACAGTCCGCTATAGAGTGTTCTAAGAAAAAAACCATGTGATCGGCGATCTCGTCTAAGATTTGTTCCCTACCAACGTTTTCGCCTGAAGAAGCCATGTGTCAAGTCATTAAGTATTGACCAGTGCTACCACGCTAAGATGTTCAAGTTAGCTGACATATTCGCGTAAAGAGTATGCAAGTTATTTCGTAATAATAAAAAGATATTTGAAAACAAGAAATGCATGCATACCAATAGTCTCCCTGTTAAGGGATCAAAACCAGAGGAAGCAGAAGCAAATGATACGCCCCTAATCATATCTTCATTTTGTAGAGAAGGGTCCAAATATGCTGGAAGATAATCCATCACCCCTAATTTCGCAGCTTCAAGTTTCATATCAAATAATTTTAGTTATCAGAAGTCCAAGTGATTCATAAGTATTCAAAAGAAACATATCAAATTCCCAATAAAAACATATCAAAATCCCAAGATAAACAAGTATTCTCAATGCGAAAGTATCTGTCAGAAAGAGATTTTAGGCGAAAACGCACTCCAAGTGGACTTCACACCTCACACGTGTAATAGTAGTGCAAACAACACAAAAGTGCAGACCATACAACACATCTAATATCCTTCTATGCAAGAGATTCAAAAGTATAACAATAGGTTTATATTTTTTACCAATGGTGTCCGCAAGTGTCTTCCCATTGGTGAATCTTCCTGTTGGCTTCCCACCCATGAAATCCTTTCCATAGGGGTAGAAGTTAGCCTTTGCAAGCGTTACTCGGAAGTTATTGTTTCCCGAATCCGCAAAGGAGTCTCCAAATGCGATGACCGCTGGTAGGGAGTTATTTTTCGGTTTATTTACCGCTGCCACACTGCAGCGTAAACAAACAGATGCATACAGACAAATGAAAACTACGTTAACAACCAAAGGTAGCATTGTACTAGATATTGTTTAAACTGGTACATTAGAGTTGTAAAGAATTCACGTTCTTATGTAGAGATGAATTTTGGTCTAGCAATAAGTTAGTGTGATTATGTGATAGTAAGTAAAAAGTTGTGTCGTCATATATCATGTTTACTAGGTGGTTGTTTGTCGTGTGAGAGAATATATATTTGAGAGGCTAAGTGTACGTTGTCTTAACTAGTCTTTAAAACAACACATAAAGAATTTAAAAAAGTAGAGAATTTAAAATATATTacttctaaataaatcataataaCTAGCTAATAAATTCACAGAGTACCCCACCAATAGCAAacctaaggtagggtctgaggagggtaagatttAGACAGCCTTACATCTaacccgtaggaatagagaggctggttccaatgagacccccggctcgatgtaaacaaaaaaaatggatttaatggaaaagaatttaaaataataatataaatcgACCTAGGTATATTGATGGAAAAAGCTTACTTCATTATAGGTATTTATTCGACCATGGGTTTGGTGGCTGATTGGCAAAGATAAATTCTATAAAAATACCTTTTTTAAAGaccaacaaaaactcattttattaataCACCTACTAGTAGGAAACTTGTGCTTACAATACAATACCTACAAAAACGAGAACCCGAAACAAAGAAGCCGAACAAAAACAATTTAGAGTAAACTTTCTACATTAAAACTCAACCAATCCTCCCGTGTAAAGGAAACGCTTTTGGACCGAGTTTTTAACCACAAGAACCCCAGCGTTATAACTTCCTCCATAATTCTCGAAACCGAAGGGATATTTGTCTGTAAAGACCGCCTCGTTTCTGTTGCGCCATATCCGTTACACTATATAGACCATGGCCTGAATGACCTTTCTCCATGCCTTTGAGCCACCCAGAATATCACACATCTTCCAGAGATCCTgaacaagaaaaacaaaaaaaaaggaaCGCGAAACCAACGACACATGACCTGCCATACCATTTGCTAGAAGTGACAACCTGTGAAGATGTGCATAGCTGTCTCCGGACAATTCATACATAACCTGCAAGCCGGATCCTGAACAATGATCTAATGAGCCCGAAGAGAATCGGCCTTCGGGAATCGATTAAGTCGTGCTATCTTGGGGACctaagatgtcacaccccgattttcgaTATAGGCGGAAGCGTATAGCGAGGTGTGGCTAGAGCGGCAATCGTTACAATCAATCGAGTAAACAACATATTTGAAACAtaaaagatgttcatccatacattTGTTTTGAaaccataatttacaatacaaaCATCTTGTTCGGAATTAAAACAACTACAACTTTAGCAACATTGTTCAAAGTTTAAAACAGTTCCACATAACATGATAACTGAAAACGGATGACATCTCAAAAGCTTGAATTCTTGATAACAACACGAACATATTTTTCCAAAGCCGTCCACTAATCTCATGTAATACATGTTAGTTTTgaaaaaagtcaacaaaagttggtgaATTCATGTTATTTAGTTTTTGCATCAAATGAGTCTCCAAAACATTTGAAGTAGTAAAATTCGTTTTGTATAGTATGATGAAAAATCGTGTGATCATTAGTGTTTTGCAAGGACACTAATCTGTATGCCAGAATAGGAGGCAACCAAACCTTGACAATTTATCGTGTGTGTGGACATTAGTTTGGACACAAAGGCAATCTTAACGATCGCGGTTATCGTTGCCGTTAAGAGTGGGGCTTGCCaaaacccaaatagatctattcTTTTGTTCCTCGGTACTTGTTTATTCATTAATGGTCCCTTTATTTTAAAACCTATCCGCATGTGAGCAAAATAGTTTCATGGTAAGCATCAtactatttgtaacatgtatacaTCCCCGAAAGTTTAAAACTATAAACATTCATAATAAAAGGggaaacatgaactcacagatttgCGTTCCGTGCAAATCTCTATTCGATTCCTGGTTCGTCGTTTGTTTCTCGACCTACAAGTGTTCTAATCTCATTAGACACttaggtttgtgtttgtttttggtACAATTAATTCATCTTGAATTTCGTTTTTGGTTCTTGTAATCGTTTGCTTTCGTTGTTTGTGCtttcatatacatatatatcttccatatatatatatatataggataatgctagacagaaaaccctcaaattcttagaaaactctggaaacccaaatctccccccatttttacccaacctcccgacatttttttttttgaaaaaaattacacatgtaatatacatgttttagagtgttttgggccaaaaaaaacaaaaaagcgccgaagggattttttttaaaaaaataaacaaaattcagtgcctaacatgtgttagacaaaaatgctgaaagttgctgaaattttttttttaattatcccttcggcgcttttttgatttttttggcccaaaactcttaaaaacatgtatattacatgtgttatttttttcaaaaaaaaaatgtcgggaggttgggttttctagggttttttatatagatagggttttctatctagccctaccctatatatatatatatatatatatatatatatatatatatatatatatatattctatttAGTTTGTGTTTAAATGTGCTTAAGTTATGTATTAGATTTTAAGTCCATTTTGTATGTTTAATATAtatgggcctagcccaaataaCTTTGTTTAAAGTGGGTCAAGATCAAATTGATTTGTAGaagtgggcctagcccaaaataacttttataaaattggGTGTAGCCCAATTTGGTTTATAAAAGTTGACTATGCCCAAATAGGTTATGTAAGAATGGGTCTAGCCCAAACTATTTTCTAAAAATGGATCTAGTCCATAATAgtttattaaaaattgggttttaGTCCAAGAATTTGTAGAGTGGGCTTTAGCCCAATTTTGACTAAAAATAGATTTTAGTCCAATATTTTGTAAAAGTGGGCCTAGCTCAACTATATTTAAGAAAAATGGACTTTAGCCCAAATTTAATATATGGACTCCTTTTAATTTAAAAGATTTGGGCTTGGTCATAAATAgtaatacttttatttttataaaaaatctagtttttataaaaattattacTTATGCCATATATGAAATCTTTCTAGTGCATAAGCTTTTTAGAGTGTGTGACGGCTCGTATTTTGTTATGACTATTTCGTGTCGATTTGGTTTATTCGTGTCGTTTGTCCCGTTCGTGTCGTCCGTCTCGTTTACGTCGTTTGTTTCGTTTGTGCCATATATTTTATTTTGTCCAAATTTGTTAAAGTGTCCATATTGTCCATAGTGTCCGAATTTGTCCGATTGTATGTTTATGTCCAAGGATGGACATTCCATTTTATTGTTTGGTTTTCCaagtgcatatatatatatatatatatatatatatatatatatatttgtaatttttgtgAATGTGTATAATTTTGTATTTATTCCTACATTAACTAAATGCATAATatacataccaaaaatatatttataatatttGGTGAATTTTTGAAAGTACATATCTTATCTAAGATATATACTGTCACTTTTCGTTTAGAAATCTCCACAAAACATGAATTTATAACTTTTGTCCAAAATTAGTTTGATCATATTTAAAGACTTCAAATAGTTTATCTAGTTACAAACTTCTTTGTTTAACAACTTTTGaacataacaaaatttataaaaattttgccatagttccttttgaaaaattgattttttgCAAGTTTATACAAAACTTGTGTTCAATTCATTTCAACACAAAACATCATCAAGTATCAATATTCATCATATTTTGTCAACAAAACTGCCATAAATATGATATAGTCTCCTactttcccaaaaaggaaactttattcttagtttttgtcaaaaatttgtagagcaagattttatttaaaattctTGTTTTAGATGACTCATATAGTCATTTAAAGCATAAATATGTgttcaaacctttttctactaacgTATTTCTAGTTTTTGATTCTTTCCAGAAATGGAAACTTTATTCaagaaatttttcaaaaatttagtTTCTTGGATTTAAATGATTTCTCGTGCTTTGCTAGCATGCATGTTCATCATTTAAATCATCAAAACTCATGTTCATAACTTTGTTGATGAATCTTGGTTGATCTAACATGCATGTGTTTAGATCATGTTTTTATACAAAATAACCAAGATTCATGTTCACTAGTCTAAATTTCTCCAAGTTCATCCCAAAATCATTGAAAAATCATAAGATAAAAATAATGATTTTtagtttttcttagtttttttcatgtgtgttttgttttgattttggttCAAGAAGAACTTGTTTTCTTTAAAAAtcaagaataaaaataaaactagtgTAGAGTTCTTACAAGCTTGCTAGAAAAAAAATAAGGATGAAGATGTGAAGATAAGATTATCCAAGGTCTCCTAGTGCTTCCAAGATGCTACTAATGTATCTTCAAGTCTTGAAAACTTCTTGAATCATCCATAAATCTCCATGTTTGCAAGTGTTCTTGagtttgaattttgaaagaagGTGATGTAAGTGGGTGTTTGCTCTTAGCCGATTTTTTAGAGAAAGAGTAAGAAGATGGTAAGTATTGATAGTTTTGGGAATTATGAAAAAATGGTGGAGTGTTAGAATCAATAAGATCTTGGAACAATACACTAATCACTCATTTAGAGGTTCCAACACACAACATTTTAGATGAGTGGGCTTAAGTGGGGACCCACCAAAACCGTAAATCAGCATGGGGGTCTCGGAAAGGAGAAAATAGATAGTATAGGGGCTAGTGTGTTAAGTGGTGTCCTATATAAACCGATCTTTGTAACCGTAGTGTGTAGTATACAGAAAACAGTTTCAATACAATTTCAATAAGATTCAAACCCCAAAATCTAAATCATTCTCTATACCAAATAACATGGTAGCAGTGTTTCTGATTCGTGAGCCTTtgattcatcatcttcttcaatatATCTCAAATAAAACCAAATCAAACTAGGAAAACCCCAAAAAACACCAAAATCGAACATCAAACCGTATCGAAACAGCCAATTCGTATCTccaatttgtatcaaaacaacaACCGCAACAGCCACCAACAGCAGTGGCCATCACAACCATTCGCTGCCGCCACATTCTTGTTGTCAGCAAAACCCTAACAGTTCTCAACGACGAACCATATACGTTCTTCCTCATTCCCACGAACCTCATCCTCATCCCCACGAACCTTCGCCATATTCACTGCCCACGAAGAACCATAATTTGTCCATAAAGGTTCGTCAATTCACTGATTCTTCGTCATTCCTTTCAACCGACGAACCTTCCACGAAGAACCTTTCAACCAACGAACCTTTCAACCCACGAAGAACAATAAAGGTTCTCTATTTTTCTCTTCAATCCATGAACCTTTCAACCGACGAACCTTATCCCACGAACCTTATCCCCATTCACCACTTTCCCCACGAACCATTCCCTTGAACCTTCGTCGCGAGCCTTCATCAATTCACCATTCCCACTCAACGAGGAACCATAAAGGTTCTTCGTCAAGTCCTCATCTCCACCTCATCTCCACGAACAATTCCTCATCTCCGTACAATTCCTCATCCACGAACATTCCTCATCCACGAACATACCTCATCCATGAACAGTTCAAGCCCACGAACCTTCAATTCTTCGTCAAACCTTCAAGCCCACGAAGATTCATTCTTTGTCAAAAACAGTTCAATCCTACGAACCAACAAATCCACATTCCCACGAACACTCATTCCCACGAACATTCCTTTTTCCGGTCGTCGGTGGCTCGACGAAGATGAGAAAACAGGCTTAGTGTGCGAGGTCACTATCTCTCCCGGCTTGACCTCTCGCCCTAAGTCGATCTTTCCATCCTTCCGTTCGCTTCCAAGATTCGGTTCTGTTCGGCCCTTTAGATCTGTTGCTAGCCGGTTCCTCTTCTCGAATGCTTAGTAGGTCTGATATTGGTCGCGGCTATCATTATTGTGCAGCTTGACTGATTCGAATCCTGTTAACCTTTCATAGAGTTGGTTCCTCGGTTCCTTTCTTCGTCAATTCCTTCTTGCCCACCTATCAGTCTTCCGCAAACTCCACAGAAGTGTCAAACAGCTCCTGtttcaactttaaaaaaaatcaaaaaaaggaATCAAAAATGGAAATCAATCATGGGAAGAACAGTTCTTGGATATTCGATTCTGGTGCCACTGAAACCATGACGTTTGAACCATTAGACATACAGTCAATGTCCAATCCTCGAAAAACTCAAATCCACACCACAAACAACGGAACGATGCAAGTGAAAGGAGGAGGAACAATTGAAATTTCACCAACTATGAAATTATCAAATTGTCTTTATGTTCCATCATTATCACACAAACTGCTCTCAATCAGCAATATTACTAAAGAGATAAATTGCACGGTACTAATGCATCCTACTTTCTGCCTTCTACAGGATATCAGGACGGGTGTGATTATTGGATGTGGTATTGAGCGCCAAGGATTGTACTACGTGGATGAAGTGGCTCAACAGGGTACTGTGATGTTGGCTCATGGAACTGAAAACCGGGAAGCCTTGCTATGACATAGACGTTTGGGACACCCATCCCATGTTTCCAAAACTCTTCCCTTCAAATggaaaaatagattgtgaaacaTGTTTTCGTGCTAAAAGCCATCGACAACCATTTAAACCTAGCAATACGAAAGTTGCTTCACCTTTTTCACTAATCCATTCTGATGTGTGGGGTCCTAGCAATACGGATTTCATCCAGGGGGAATAATAAGTGATTCATCCGAAAGACACtttttcagatttgacacatgaaaAGTGTCGTGAACGCTTTTGAGTGTTTCTGGCAactttaacttgtaagcgacgtCTCCAGTCTTTTCCAAGATTTCgtatggtcctatgtatctcgggctaaGCTTTCCTTGCTTCCCGAATCTAGCTACGCATTTCCATGGCGAGACTTTTAGCAACACCTTGTCTCCAACCTCAAAAGACAATGGTTTGCGACGtctatccgcgtagcttttctgtctATCTCGAGCCGCCTTTATACGGTctcgaattttgaatattttATCGGTAGTTTCTTGAACTAACTCAGGACCTAACATTTGTTTGTCGCCTAATTCCACCCAGCATAGCGGAGATCGACACTTACGTCCATATAACACTTCGAATGGTGCGGCTTTAATACTCGTGTGATAACttttattgtatgagaactccactaaaggcaaGTGAGTGTCCCAATTTCCGCCTAAGTCCATCACACAAGCACGCAACATATCTTCTGAGGTCTGAATCGTGGGTTCGCTTTGGTCGTCAGTTTGAGGGTGAAAGGCGTGCTTAGATTTAATTGGGATCCAAAGGCCTTTTGAAAAGACTGCCAAATCCTTAATA
Above is a window of Helianthus annuus cultivar XRQ/B chromosome 14, HanXRQr2.0-SUNRISE, whole genome shotgun sequence DNA encoding:
- the LOC110906458 gene encoding GDSL esterase/lipase At5g42170; the encoded protein is MAKVRGDEDEVRGNEEERICVAAVNKPKNNSLPAVIAFGDSFADSGNNNFRVTLAKANFYPYGKDFMGGKPTGRFTNGKTLADTIAAKLGVMDYLPAYLDPSLQNEDMIRGVSFASASSGFDPLTGRLLNVFSILDQIEMFKEYIVKLKGIVGEKEANDTIEESLYLVSWSSNDWGISYTALPIRAVQYDVPTYASFLVKKATEFIQEQ